One Chloroflexota bacterium genomic window carries:
- a CDS encoding flavin reductase family protein, translated as MDFGPETFRFVMGHFATGVTVVTVATPAGPDGITVNALSSVSLEPPLVMVALDRRRHIVPAVRAGSRYAVNVLGEDQRLLADCFAGADVEPGRDRFCGAPWHPGATGLPLIDGAIATLECTIVETVSVGDHDLFIGRVDTLAAPRDAGPLIYHRRRYRKVEPTVAIAPQGRPEP; from the coding sequence ATGGACTTTGGCCCCGAGACGTTCCGCTTCGTCATGGGGCATTTCGCGACCGGCGTCACCGTGGTGACCGTCGCGACGCCGGCTGGTCCCGACGGGATCACCGTCAACGCGCTCAGCTCTGTCAGCCTGGAGCCGCCGCTCGTCATGGTCGCGCTCGACCGGCGGCGGCACATCGTCCCCGCCGTCCGCGCGGGCAGTCGCTACGCGGTGAACGTCCTCGGCGAGGACCAGCGGCTCCTCGCCGATTGCTTCGCCGGGGCGGACGTCGAGCCGGGACGGGACCGGTTCTGCGGCGCTCCGTGGCACCCGGGCGCCACTGGGTTGCCGCTCATCGACGGGGCGATCGCGACCCTCGAGTGCACGATCGTCGAGACCGTGTCGGTCGGCGACCACGACCTCTTCATCGGGCGGGTCGATACCCTCGCGGCGCCGCGCGACGCCGGACCGCTCATCTACCACCGCCGCCGGTACCGCAAGGTCGAACCAACGGTGGCCATCGCTCCGCAGGGCCGCCCGGAGCCCTGA
- a CDS encoding alpha/beta fold hydrolase yields the protein MTMIRANGLDVGYDVDGDAAASPLVLLHGATSLGAEDWGAQRPALARSFRLYLPDARSHGRTRWDPADGWSYDLLVADLLAFVDALGLDRFDLAGFSMGAMTALIFATRHPERLRTLVIASIDTSREPRTSVARRLMDPARADADPAWKATLARRHDAGQGVDAWRRLLPIIAADVASQPLLTPRDLRQVTAPVLVTVGDRDPFVPVDHAWGLMRQLPDARLFVAPECGHEVMARRPGLFNEAVAGFYRATASRPDRPRSALTGRAAP from the coding sequence ATGACGATGATCCGCGCGAACGGCCTCGACGTTGGCTACGACGTCGACGGCGACGCGGCCGCTTCGCCGCTCGTCCTGCTCCATGGGGCGACCTCGCTCGGCGCCGAGGACTGGGGCGCCCAGCGACCGGCGCTTGCCCGCTCGTTCCGGCTCTATCTGCCCGACGCGCGGAGCCACGGGCGGACCCGATGGGACCCGGCGGATGGATGGTCGTACGACCTCCTCGTGGCCGATCTGCTCGCCTTCGTCGACGCGCTCGGCCTCGATCGATTCGATCTCGCCGGCTTCTCGATGGGAGCGATGACCGCCCTCATCTTCGCGACGCGCCACCCGGAACGGCTCCGGACGCTCGTCATCGCCTCCATCGACACGTCGCGCGAGCCGCGCACGAGCGTCGCCCGGCGGCTCATGGATCCGGCCCGGGCGGACGCCGATCCGGCCTGGAAAGCAACGCTTGCTCGACGTCACGATGCCGGCCAGGGCGTCGACGCATGGCGTCGGCTGCTCCCGATCATCGCCGCGGACGTCGCGAGTCAGCCCCTCCTCACGCCGCGCGACCTGCGCCAGGTGACGGCGCCGGTGCTCGTCACCGTCGGCGACCGCGACCCGTTCGTGCCGGTCGACCATGCCTGGGGCCTCATGCGACAGCTGCCGGACGCGCGGCTCTTCGTGGCACCGGAGTGCGGCCACGAGGTCATGGCCCGCCGCCCGGGCCTGTTCAATGAGGCGGTCGCGGGGTTCTACCGGGCGACGGCCTCGCGCCCTGACCGGCCGCGCAGCGCCCTGACCGGCCGCGCAGCGCCCTGA